In Shinella sp. XGS7, a single genomic region encodes these proteins:
- a CDS encoding DUF4148 domain-containing protein encodes MNRKSLAAAIASTTLALFAGAALADTSADDIAPELKTAQPSSLSRAEVQADLALWRRAGLPGAYGENTVDSSSADYQARFAEYQRLRQGPAFLAEVRRIQGAQPVAAQVKSGQPG; translated from the coding sequence ATGAACCGCAAGTCTCTGGCCGCTGCCATCGCCTCCACCACCCTGGCCCTGTTCGCCGGTGCCGCCCTGGCCGATACCTCGGCCGACGATATCGCGCCCGAGCTCAAGACGGCCCAGCCCTCCAGCCTGAGCCGCGCCGAGGTGCAGGCCGATCTGGCCCTGTGGCGCCGTGCCGGCCTGCCGGGCGCCTACGGTGAGAACACCGTGGACAGCAGCAGCGCCGACTACCAGGCCCGCTTTGCCGAGTACCAGCGCCTGCGCCAGGGCCCGGCCTTCCTGGCCGAAGTGCGCCGCATCCAGGGCGCTCAGCCCGTGGCGGCCCAGGTCAAGAGCGGCCAGCCCGGCTGA
- a CDS encoding adenylate/guanylate cyclase domain-containing protein, producing MSRFSESATAGLAILPSARRLRWASGWVLLSFVGLHLANHALGLLSIAAADALREALQQVWRSPPGTVLLYGAGVLHMALALGALTARRGWRMAPLDALRIGLGLLLPLLLISHVPATRWAFEQFGLESPYARVVRGLWTPDGAALQLGLMIAAWSHAALGLHLAWRARPSYRRIFSVWLLLMVLLPLLAALGFLMMGRELAWRELPEALRSTPAQAALIADFKRQLVWVYGLLLAALLLWRGLRALWERQRGAEWRLHYPERSVSVRAGWSVLETSLAHDIPHASLCGGRARCSTCRVRVEGPAAHCNPLSAEERRTLARVGAGPDVRLACCLRPRGELRIWPLIDSRRPEPRPEREVAVLFVDLRRWSGFSERHWPADLVYVLDRYFALVGEAVQQAGGLPNQFIGDGVMAIFGLDCEFAEGCRRALRAAALIDARMSAWREELQAQFGEGLDFGMGLHGGAVAIGELGHGGTTSLTAIGEVVNTASRLQAQCKALETRLVVSERVLEAAGAPRPIEARHQLQLRGRREALAAYALAPQALASC from the coding sequence GTGAGCAGGTTCAGCGAGAGCGCGACAGCGGGGCTGGCCATTCTGCCTTCGGCGCGCCGTCTGCGCTGGGCCAGCGGCTGGGTGTTGCTGAGCTTTGTGGGCCTGCATCTGGCCAATCATGCGCTGGGCCTGCTGTCGATTGCCGCGGCCGATGCCCTGCGTGAGGCCTTGCAGCAGGTCTGGCGCAGCCCGCCGGGCACGGTGCTGCTCTACGGTGCCGGCGTGCTGCACATGGCCCTGGCCCTGGGCGCGCTGACGGCACGGCGCGGCTGGCGCATGGCGCCGCTGGATGCGTTGCGCATCGGCCTGGGCCTGCTGCTGCCCCTCTTGCTGATCAGCCATGTGCCGGCTACGCGCTGGGCCTTCGAGCAGTTCGGCCTGGAGTCGCCCTATGCCCGCGTGGTGCGGGGCCTGTGGACGCCCGATGGCGCGGCCTTGCAGCTGGGCTTGATGATCGCGGCCTGGAGCCATGCGGCCCTGGGCTTGCACCTGGCCTGGCGTGCTCGGCCCAGCTACCGCCGCATCTTCTCGGTCTGGCTGCTGCTGATGGTGCTGCTGCCCCTGCTGGCCGCCCTGGGCTTTCTGATGATGGGCCGTGAGCTGGCCTGGCGCGAGCTGCCCGAGGCCTTGCGCAGCACACCGGCCCAGGCCGCACTGATCGCGGACTTCAAGCGCCAGCTGGTCTGGGTCTATGGCCTGCTGCTCGCGGCCCTGCTGCTGTGGCGCGGCCTGCGCGCGCTGTGGGAACGGCAGCGCGGCGCCGAGTGGCGCCTGCACTACCCCGAGCGCAGTGTCAGCGTGCGGGCCGGCTGGAGCGTGCTGGAAACCAGCCTGGCCCATGACATTCCCCATGCCTCGCTGTGCGGTGGACGGGCGCGCTGCTCCACCTGCCGGGTGCGGGTGGAAGGGCCGGCCGCGCACTGCAATCCGCTCAGCGCGGAGGAGCGCCGCACGCTGGCGCGGGTGGGCGCCGGGCCTGATGTGCGCCTGGCCTGCTGCCTGCGCCCGCGCGGTGAGCTGCGCATTTGGCCCCTGATCGACAGCCGCCGGCCCGAGCCGCGGCCCGAGCGCGAGGTGGCGGTGCTCTTCGTGGACCTGCGGCGCTGGTCGGGCTTCTCGGAGCGGCACTGGCCGGCCGATCTGGTCTATGTGCTGGACCGCTATTTCGCCCTGGTGGGCGAGGCGGTGCAGCAGGCCGGCGGCCTGCCCAACCAGTTCATCGGCGATGGGGTGATGGCCATCTTCGGCCTGGACTGCGAGTTCGCCGAAGGATGCCGTCGCGCGCTGCGGGCCGCGGCCCTGATCGATGCGCGCATGAGTGCCTGGCGCGAGGAGCTGCAGGCCCAGTTCGGCGAGGGACTGGACTTTGGCATGGGCCTGCATGGCGGGGCGGTGGCGATTGGCGAGCTGGGACACGGCGGCACCACCAGCCTCACCGCCATCGGCGAGGTGGTCAACACCGCCAGCCGCCTGCAGGCCCAGTGCAAGGCACTGGAGACGCGCCTGGTGGTCTCGGAGCGGGTGCTGGAAGCGGCCGGCGCGCCTCGCCCCATTGAGGCCCGCCACCAGCTGCAGCTGCGCGGCCGGCGCGAGGCACTGGCGGCCTACGCCCTGGCGCCGCAGGCCCTGGCCAGCTGCTGA